One stretch of Alcaligenes aquatilis DNA includes these proteins:
- a CDS encoding TAXI family TRAP transporter solute-binding subunit — MCAMLLSPLPASAQQKFVSIGTGGVTGVYYAAGGAICRLVNKDRGTDGVRCSVESTGGSVFNVNTIKAGELDLGVVQSDVGYNAYNGEGQFKDGGAYKKLRSVFSIHPEPFTVLSRKEANVSKFDDFKGKRFNVGNPGSGTRASMDQLLQAMGLDNSFFSLASELRPDEHGPALCDGKIDGFIYGVGHPSANIQDPTTSCGAKLVPLTGPAVDKLVETYPYYAKVAIPGGLYPNNPDDVQTYGVLATFVTSEDVPEESVYNVVKAVFDNFDDFKRLHPALANLKKEDMVKNGLSAPLHKGAEKYFKEKGLL, encoded by the coding sequence ATGTGCGCCATGTTGCTCAGCCCCTTGCCTGCCAGCGCCCAGCAGAAGTTTGTCAGTATCGGGACAGGGGGTGTGACCGGGGTGTATTACGCGGCCGGTGGCGCTATTTGCCGCTTGGTCAATAAGGATCGTGGTACGGATGGCGTACGTTGCTCGGTGGAATCCACGGGCGGTTCGGTCTTTAACGTCAACACCATCAAAGCGGGTGAGCTGGACCTGGGTGTGGTGCAGTCTGATGTGGGCTATAACGCGTACAACGGAGAAGGCCAGTTCAAGGACGGTGGGGCGTACAAGAAGCTGCGTTCGGTATTCTCCATTCACCCGGAGCCCTTTACCGTGCTGTCTCGCAAAGAGGCCAATGTCAGCAAGTTCGACGACTTCAAGGGCAAGCGTTTTAACGTAGGCAATCCGGGTTCGGGCACACGCGCCTCGATGGATCAGTTGTTGCAGGCCATGGGGCTGGATAACAGCTTTTTCTCACTGGCCTCGGAGCTGCGTCCCGATGAGCACGGCCCGGCATTGTGTGATGGCAAGATTGACGGCTTTATCTATGGCGTAGGCCATCCTTCGGCCAATATCCAGGATCCCACCACCTCTTGCGGCGCCAAGCTGGTGCCTCTGACCGGTCCTGCGGTGGACAAGCTGGTCGAGACCTATCCCTACTACGCCAAGGTCGCGATTCCTGGTGGCTTGTACCCCAACAATCCTGACGATGTCCAAACCTATGGCGTTCTGGCAACCTTTGTGACGTCCGAGGACGTACCGGAAGAGTCGGTCTACAACGTCGTCAAAGCGGTGTTCGACAACTTTGATGATTTCAAGCGCTTGCACCCTGCGTTGGCGAATCTGAAGAAAGAAGACATGGTCAAGAACGGCTTGTCTGCTCCATTGCACAAAGGCGCTGAAAAGTACTTCAAGGAAAAAGGGCTGCTGTAA
- a CDS encoding MurR/RpiR family transcriptional regulator has protein sequence MEPLLRLQRILPGLTPELRRAAQWVERHPVEVSLWSMRKQAQELSVAPATMLRLAKAAGYESYDGFREPFQQALHRNGGTMAARAQNLQGNRASEQQIRDLGEQQEQALESVLRLNSASALDACAQALLGASKVGFIGLGVSFACAFQMHYAYQLIRGNGVLLNRAVDLFLELDAGLDSGGVLVVISQAPYVKTVVNSVHQAVQQGITVVAVTDSVLSPVAQGAKHVLLFDAQASEQPAASFFHSLVGTVTVAEHLLARIATLGGKTVVQRLAQLESSFRSQGVYWQQDQAVDPASSM, from the coding sequence ATGGAGCCCTTGTTGCGTTTGCAGCGTATCTTGCCTGGCCTGACGCCCGAGCTGCGTCGCGCTGCGCAATGGGTGGAGCGCCATCCGGTTGAAGTCAGCCTGTGGTCCATGCGCAAACAGGCCCAGGAGTTGTCGGTTGCACCGGCAACCATGCTTCGTCTGGCTAAAGCGGCGGGTTATGAAAGCTACGACGGTTTTCGTGAGCCGTTTCAGCAGGCCCTGCACCGCAATGGCGGCACGATGGCGGCGCGAGCGCAAAATTTGCAAGGTAACCGGGCCTCAGAACAACAAATACGGGACCTGGGGGAGCAACAAGAGCAGGCCCTGGAGTCGGTCTTGAGACTGAATTCAGCCAGCGCTCTGGATGCTTGTGCCCAGGCGCTTCTGGGCGCCTCCAAAGTGGGGTTTATCGGTCTGGGGGTCAGTTTTGCCTGCGCGTTCCAGATGCATTATGCCTATCAATTGATACGTGGTAATGGTGTCTTGCTGAACCGGGCCGTAGACTTGTTCCTGGAGCTGGACGCCGGTTTGGACAGCGGGGGTGTGCTGGTTGTGATCAGCCAGGCGCCATATGTCAAAACAGTGGTCAATAGTGTGCATCAGGCGGTGCAGCAGGGCATCACGGTGGTCGCGGTAACTGACAGTGTGCTGTCCCCGGTGGCCCAGGGGGCCAAACATGTCTTGTTGTTTGATGCACAGGCCAGCGAGCAGCCAGCGGCCAGTTTTTTTCATTCTCTAGTGGGCACGGTCACCGTTGCAGAACATTTGTTGGCACGGATCGCCACCTTGGGCGGTAAGACAGTGGTGCAGCGTCTCGCGCAGCTGGAGTCTTCATTTCGAAGTCAGGGAGTTTATTGGCAACAGGACCAAGCGGTTGACCCCGCTTCGTCTATGTAA
- a CDS encoding acylphosphatase has product MADCETVEVRVKGRVQGVGFRASALRHAHLYGVKGWVSNAGDGSVELLLQGSADVIDSMVSWLYIGPEHAVVEQVDIQRSYTDKRYDFFEIR; this is encoded by the coding sequence ATGGCGGATTGTGAAACGGTAGAGGTGCGTGTTAAGGGGCGTGTGCAAGGGGTCGGGTTTCGAGCCAGCGCCTTGCGTCATGCTCATTTGTATGGCGTCAAGGGCTGGGTCAGCAATGCTGGGGATGGTTCCGTAGAACTGCTGCTGCAGGGCAGTGCTGATGTCATCGACAGTATGGTCAGCTGGTTGTATATAGGGCCCGAGCATGCCGTGGTCGAGCAGGTGGATATACAGCGCTCTTATACTGACAAACGATATGATTTTTTTGAGATTCGCTAG